In the Deinococcus ficus genome, one interval contains:
- a CDS encoding alpha/beta hydrolase family protein — translation MTTPLDRLKRTPKRRLALWGLVGYGLLLGAAALIGADITLRSKTRWVKGTFAVVGRRGRNVYLPASPETLSRGVIGLVPIRPNRGHAVLGEGKVAGTLVRREILEERGLIPNGSVAWVSSFVYNGTPEQLGIPFEHTSVTSPAGEMPAWHIPPTGPDKDALVIVVHGHGGQRAQGLRSLRALQRSGAGSLYVTFRNAHGAPRSANGYLTLGDEEAEDVLAALRWGQANGYRRAVLYGFSMGGNIVLSVLRARFRPLPLPVLGVILDSPALDWRDTIEWQGRRFGLPAFMARHVGTFVQHLVTRRSGQNFDAVDQLSAARHFDLPILLWHGTRDRTIPLAQAEALAAARPDLVEYHRVEGAKHIRCWNLDPARYEAQLESFLGRVLHPGEGPV, via the coding sequence GTGGGCTACGGCCTGCTGCTCGGCGCCGCGGCGCTCATCGGCGCGGACATCACCCTGCGCAGCAAGACCAGGTGGGTGAAAGGAACCTTCGCGGTGGTGGGCCGCCGCGGCCGGAACGTGTACCTGCCCGCCAGCCCCGAAACCCTCAGCCGCGGCGTGATCGGCCTCGTGCCCATCCGCCCCAACCGCGGCCACGCGGTGCTGGGGGAAGGCAAGGTGGCCGGCACGCTGGTGCGCCGAGAGATCCTGGAGGAACGCGGCCTGATTCCCAACGGATCGGTCGCCTGGGTGAGCAGCTTCGTGTACAACGGCACACCCGAACAGCTCGGGATTCCTTTTGAGCACACCAGCGTCACGTCCCCCGCCGGGGAGATGCCCGCCTGGCACATCCCCCCGACCGGCCCGGACAAGGACGCCCTGGTGATCGTCGTGCACGGCCACGGCGGACAACGCGCCCAGGGGCTGCGCAGCCTGCGGGCCCTGCAACGCAGCGGCGCCGGCAGCCTGTACGTCACGTTCCGCAACGCGCACGGCGCGCCCCGCAGCGCCAACGGCTACCTCACCCTGGGCGACGAGGAAGCCGAGGACGTCCTCGCCGCCCTGCGCTGGGGACAGGCCAACGGGTACCGCCGCGCCGTCCTGTACGGCTTTTCCATGGGCGGCAACATCGTCCTGAGCGTCCTGCGGGCCCGCTTCCGGCCCCTCCCGCTCCCGGTGCTGGGCGTCATCCTCGACAGCCCCGCGCTGGACTGGCGGGACACCATCGAATGGCAGGGCCGCCGCTTCGGCTTGCCGGCCTTCATGGCCCGGCACGTCGGCACGTTCGTGCAGCACCTCGTCACCCGCCGCAGCGGCCAGAACTTCGACGCGGTGGACCAGCTCAGCGCCGCCCGCCACTTCGACCTGCCCATTCTCCTGTGGCACGGCACCCGAGACCGCACCATCCCCCTCGCGCAGGCCGAGGCCCTGGCCGCCGCCCGCCCCGACCTCGTCGAGTACCACCGCGTGGAAGGCGCCAAGCACATCCGCTGCTGGAACCTCGATCCCGCCCGCTACGAAGCGCAGCTCGAGTCGTTCCTCGGGCGCGTCCTGCACCCCGGGGAAGGCCCGGTATGA